A region from the Melioribacter roseus P3M-2 genome encodes:
- a CDS encoding GumC family protein yields MNNNDNNFYQENNSLKDYINLIRLNIGSIVVISLTALIVAVVYALNAPDIYKSTTTLKITKPQGSILDAPLIPEFQDFGSDRFIANEIEILKSYSLRNQVAETLSDTFKLSRDKDKFELIVDREDRNTKPTLMPIEDIVELLESEVDISQKRGLDIVEITVESRSPYEASLIANCYAEAYKKLNLTYNRQQLTAIKEFLAQQREEKLAELSAVEEALRTYQEQKGIVELPEQARALIEQTTDFESKMNATKIDLTIAENNLKQYKAELAKQDPNINDYIESFATEPYIKNLQLQIADLQTQKDRALSSYKDSPRRSEIIREFDAKINDLKEKLNNQLTVYRAGILASSPEEIKELTRKVLEEEVKYQSLKASYEKLSEIVADYDKRLNKLPTSSIDLARLTREKQAYEKLYLQVEEKYQEAIINEQSVPGNVMIIDPAIVPTIPSKPNRLLIVFAGLVIGVGLGLGFAFLRHNFDNTIKTPEDIQNRNINILAWIPHIEGIETNPELEFIVSKKPDASASEAYRALRTRIKFSKIDKDSLRTILVTSPRSQEGKTTTAVNLAGSLAYANNKTIIIDADLRKPRLHNVFGHKRYPGFTDYFFGQVGYEEIIRTTDVNNLSYISAGTIPPNPSEILGSDQMINFIKKLKGEYDYVVIDSPPLIAVTDSEILAQLVDATILVVSANFTETDLLEKSVEILRRDNSTFIGTVLNNFNYRSGYSSYYKYYYYYSSPTNGSKKNRVKAN; encoded by the coding sequence TTGAATAACAACGATAATAATTTCTATCAGGAAAATAATTCTCTGAAAGACTATATAAACCTGATTCGTTTGAATATAGGGAGTATAGTTGTCATAAGTCTTACCGCGCTTATTGTGGCGGTGGTATATGCATTAAATGCCCCGGATATTTATAAATCGACAACGACACTAAAAATAACAAAACCGCAGGGCAGTATTCTCGACGCGCCTTTAATACCCGAGTTTCAGGATTTTGGCAGCGACCGTTTCATTGCAAACGAAATCGAAATACTCAAAAGCTATTCACTGCGAAACCAGGTGGCGGAAACTCTGAGCGATACATTTAAGCTTTCCCGGGACAAGGATAAATTTGAATTGATAGTTGATAGAGAAGACAGAAACACCAAGCCCACATTAATGCCAATTGAGGATATCGTTGAACTTTTGGAATCGGAGGTGGATATTTCTCAAAAACGAGGGCTTGATATAGTTGAAATTACGGTGGAATCGCGTTCTCCGTACGAAGCTTCTTTGATTGCAAATTGTTATGCAGAAGCGTATAAAAAACTCAATTTGACGTACAACCGGCAGCAGTTGACGGCTATCAAAGAATTTCTGGCTCAGCAACGCGAGGAAAAGTTGGCTGAATTGTCGGCTGTAGAAGAAGCGTTGAGAACTTATCAGGAACAAAAAGGAATCGTTGAATTGCCGGAACAGGCAAGAGCCCTTATCGAACAAACGACCGATTTCGAATCGAAAATGAACGCGACCAAAATCGACCTGACAATAGCCGAGAATAATCTCAAGCAATATAAAGCCGAACTCGCTAAACAAGACCCGAATATTAACGATTATATCGAAAGCTTTGCCACGGAACCATACATTAAAAATCTTCAATTGCAAATTGCCGACCTGCAGACTCAGAAAGACAGAGCGTTGTCGTCTTATAAGGATTCGCCCAGACGCTCGGAAATTATTCGAGAGTTCGACGCTAAGATTAATGATTTGAAGGAAAAACTTAATAATCAGTTGACGGTTTATCGTGCCGGCATTCTTGCTTCGAGTCCCGAAGAAATTAAAGAACTTACCAGAAAAGTGCTGGAAGAGGAAGTAAAATACCAATCCCTGAAGGCTTCGTACGAAAAACTGAGCGAGATTGTAGCCGATTACGACAAAAGACTGAATAAACTTCCTACGAGTTCAATTGACCTTGCGAGACTTACAAGAGAAAAGCAGGCATACGAAAAATTATATCTGCAGGTGGAAGAGAAATACCAGGAAGCTATTATAAACGAACAATCCGTTCCCGGCAATGTAATGATAATTGACCCGGCTATTGTGCCCACTATTCCTTCGAAACCGAACAGACTGCTGATTGTATTTGCGGGACTAGTTATTGGAGTGGGACTAGGATTGGGCTTCGCATTCCTGCGTCATAATTTTGACAATACGATTAAAACTCCGGAAGATATACAAAACAGGAATATAAACATACTGGCCTGGATACCTCATATCGAAGGAATTGAAACGAATCCCGAACTTGAATTTATTGTTTCGAAAAAACCGGATGCCAGCGCGAGCGAAGCTTACCGGGCTTTGAGAACTCGAATTAAGTTTTCGAAGATCGACAAAGATTCTTTAAGGACAATACTGGTCACGTCGCCGCGCTCCCAGGAAGGCAAAACCACAACCGCAGTCAACCTTGCGGGAAGCCTGGCTTATGCAAATAATAAAACTATTATCATCGACGCCGACCTGAGAAAACCCAGACTGCATAATGTGTTCGGTCATAAACGTTATCCGGGGTTTACCGACTATTTCTTCGGACAGGTCGGTTATGAAGAGATTATCAGAACGACTGACGTAAATAATTTGAGTTATATAAGCGCCGGCACTATACCTCCGAATCCTTCTGAAATTCTGGGCTCCGATCAGATGATTAATTTCATTAAGAAGCTGAAGGGTGAATACGATTATGTCGTAATCGATTCCCCGCCTTTGATTGCGGTTACCGATTCGGAAATACTGGCTCAGTTGGTTGATGCAACCATCTTGGTGGTTTCCGCAAACTTTACGGAGACTGACCTGCTCGAAAAATCGGTCGAAATACTGCGCCGCGATAATTCCACGTTTATCGGAACCGTATTGAATAATTTCAACTACAGGAGCGGATACAGTTCTTATTATAAATACTATTACTATTATTCCAGTCCTACAAACGGTTCCAAGAAAAACAGGGTAAAAGCAAATTGA
- a CDS encoding phosphatidylserine decarboxylase family protein has protein sequence MITKYGLNTFILMAAFSALLILAGIFFNNGWIKYGLIIIGLLFLIFNLNFFRDPDRIPPNRDDIIVSPADGEVLFIKEVYEKRYIDEDAIQISVFMSPLNVHVNRIPIDGKVEYLNYVEGEYLMAFYDKSDLRNERSEIGIRSKYGKVLFTQVAGFIARRIVYEIKQGDTVKMGDRFGMIKFGSRSDIIVPKKWAPAVKPGDKVKAGESILFEYKND, from the coding sequence ATGATAACAAAATACGGTTTAAATACTTTTATTTTAATGGCGGCATTTTCGGCGCTGCTCATACTCGCGGGAATTTTCTTCAACAACGGATGGATTAAATACGGACTGATAATTATCGGTCTTCTTTTTTTGATATTTAATTTGAATTTTTTCCGAGACCCGGACAGAATCCCGCCAAACAGAGACGATATAATAGTATCTCCCGCCGACGGAGAGGTATTATTTATTAAAGAAGTTTACGAAAAAAGATATATTGACGAAGACGCCATCCAGATATCCGTATTCATGTCTCCGCTGAATGTTCACGTTAACCGCATTCCTATTGACGGAAAGGTAGAATATCTGAACTATGTAGAAGGAGAATATCTGATGGCATTTTACGATAAATCCGATTTGAGAAATGAAAGAAGCGAAATAGGCATCCGTTCCAAATACGGCAAAGTGCTTTTTACACAGGTAGCGGGTTTTATAGCCAGAAGAATTGTCTATGAAATAAAGCAAGGCGACACGGTAAAAATGGGCGACCGTTTCGGTATGATTAAATTCGGCAGCCGTTCGGATATTATCGTACCGAAGAAATGGGCTCCCGCAGTTAAACCGGGAGACAAAGTTAAAGCCGGCGAATCAATTTTATTCGAGTACAAAAATGACTAA
- the pssA gene encoding CDP-diacylglycerol--serine O-phosphatidyltransferase, which translates to MTNSKSFVANFVTSLNLFCGFLAIVYTSHGNYKLAAIFIIMAAIFDTLDGIIARLLSASSRFGVELDSLSDVVSFGAAPSFLIYKAYTYQFGLPGIIIGSLILIFGAFRLARFNIMVEDLNTKGDFTGLPIPLSALTISTLVFSYSTSSGLNEPFDIFIIPLILLLSFLMVSKVRYNALPKLKNKKIKEKIILFVTLIIALFLAFATNGRILFFIFLSIVLFGIFRHLYFSFFQKIRL; encoded by the coding sequence ATGACTAATTCAAAATCGTTTGTTGCAAATTTTGTCACTTCGCTCAATTTATTTTGCGGATTCCTGGCGATTGTTTACACTTCGCACGGGAATTACAAACTGGCTGCAATTTTTATTATAATGGCTGCAATATTCGACACGCTCGACGGAATTATAGCGCGACTGTTGAGCGCTTCGAGCCGCTTCGGAGTCGAACTCGATTCGCTTTCGGACGTAGTAAGTTTCGGCGCCGCGCCTTCGTTTCTGATTTATAAAGCTTACACTTACCAATTCGGACTGCCGGGTATAATCATCGGCTCGCTCATACTCATTTTCGGAGCGTTCCGGCTTGCGCGCTTCAATATTATGGTGGAAGACTTGAACACAAAAGGAGATTTTACGGGACTTCCGATTCCGCTATCGGCGCTTACTATTTCCACTCTCGTATTTTCTTATTCGACCAGCAGCGGATTGAACGAACCGTTTGACATTTTTATTATTCCATTGATATTGCTCCTGTCTTTTCTCATGGTAAGTAAAGTTCGATATAACGCATTGCCGAAATTGAAGAACAAAAAAATAAAAGAAAAAATTATTTTATTTGTAACGCTGATTATTGCTTTGTTTCTTGCATTTGCCACAAACGGAAGAATTTTGTTTTTCATTTTTCTATCAATAGTGCTCTTTGGTATATTTAGACATCTTTATTTTTCTTTTTTTCAAAAAATCAGATTATAG
- the purS gene encoding phosphoribosylformylglycinamidine synthase subunit PurS codes for MFKATVIVKRRPTILDPQGKAVEQGAKLLGFNNVKNTRIGKYIEFFIDTDDREAAEKELKEYSEKLLSNPIMEDFEYHLEQVKQKN; via the coding sequence GTGTTCAAAGCAACAGTAATCGTTAAAAGAAGACCGACAATTTTAGACCCTCAGGGCAAAGCCGTAGAACAGGGCGCCAAATTACTCGGATTTAACAACGTAAAAAACACGCGTATCGGAAAATATATCGAGTTCTTTATCGATACGGACGACAGAGAAGCCGCTGAAAAAGAGCTCAAAGAATACAGCGAAAAGCTCCTCTCCAATCCTATTATGGAAGATTTTGAATATCATTTGGAACAAGTAAAACAGAAAAATTAA
- a CDS encoding cell division protein FtsX: MISFYFKEAFKIFKRSPFAAIVIVSITTIAVLMCGFSAGMIYFSSKLADKIKRNIEVSVFVDDYLNDNQVKEIETLLTGISSISNVRFIDKDEAAEEFIRETGEDFREILSENPLPRSFVVKFNPDRINPRNFEKEVERIRKISGVTDVIYDYDFVIKLFNYLGSLQFLIYLFSAALVILSVYLVYTNSRLQIEANSQLYRTMKLVGAKLITLKIPIILYGVLVGIFSSLAALAIVYLLELLLTEILNNINFVKFINVIYLFILLLGISLGLMGGFISSRRLSLQTD; encoded by the coding sequence ATGATATCATTTTATTTTAAGGAAGCTTTTAAGATTTTCAAACGTTCTCCGTTTGCCGCAATAGTTATAGTTTCCATAACGACAATAGCCGTTCTGATGTGCGGCTTTTCGGCGGGCATGATCTATTTTTCCTCAAAGTTAGCCGATAAAATCAAACGGAATATTGAAGTGTCGGTTTTCGTCGACGATTATTTGAACGACAATCAGGTAAAGGAAATCGAAACGCTTTTGACTGGAATATCGTCGATTTCCAATGTACGTTTTATCGATAAAGACGAAGCCGCCGAGGAGTTTATAAGGGAAACCGGAGAAGATTTCAGAGAAATTTTGAGCGAGAATCCGCTGCCGCGCTCGTTTGTCGTTAAATTCAACCCGGATAGAATTAATCCCCGAAATTTCGAAAAGGAAGTTGAGAGAATCAGAAAAATATCCGGCGTTACGGATGTAATATACGATTATGATTTTGTGATAAAATTATTTAATTATCTCGGTTCGCTGCAATTCTTGATCTATCTTTTTTCCGCGGCTCTTGTCATATTATCGGTCTATCTGGTATATACCAATAGCAGGCTCCAAATTGAAGCCAATTCTCAATTATACCGAACAATGAAACTTGTAGGCGCAAAATTAATTACATTGAAAATTCCAATTATTCTCTATGGCGTTCTGGTCGGGATCTTCTCTTCATTAGCGGCTCTGGCAATCGTTTACTTGTTAGAATTGTTGTTGACTGAAATTTTAAATAATATTAACTTTGTTAAGTTTATTAATGTAATTTATTTGTTTATATTACTGCTTGGAATTTCTCTGGGACTTATGGGCGGCTTTATTTCATCCAGAAGGTTGTCCCTTCAAACTGATTAG
- the gatA gene encoding Asp-tRNA(Asn)/Glu-tRNA(Gln) amidotransferase subunit GatA: MAQYSNHAEKTELIKSGKLSLRKNVEEFLRKIEDNKELNAFNFVFDDALLEADKIEEKIKNGKAGKLAGMVISIKDVLSIKNRPMTCSSNILKNYEAVYTATAVQKLIDEDAIIIGKTNCDEFAMGSSNENSAFGIVRNPHDKERVPGGSSGGSAVSVAAGLCDASLGTDTGGSIRQPAAFCGVYGLKPTYGRVSRYGLTAFASSFDTIGPFANSLDDIALILSVLSGKDPKDSTSQDIETPSFDLINDAREKITVGIPKEYLNPSSEGGLDPEIKEAVENQINLLKKDGYEVKEISLPHTEYAIATYYILTTAEASSNLSRYDGAHYGYRSDKANNLFDMYTESRTEGFGEEVKRRIMLGTYVLSAGYYDAYYRKAQKVRRLLKEDFDKAFDQVDIILTPTTPTVAFKIGEKSADPLQMYLSDIFTTPANLAGIPGINVPIGKNSDGMPIGLQLMANHFEERKLLRFAKRLETIK, encoded by the coding sequence TTGGCTCAATACAGTAATCATGCGGAAAAAACGGAATTAATTAAATCGGGAAAACTTTCATTAAGAAAAAACGTTGAAGAATTCCTGCGTAAGATCGAAGACAATAAAGAACTCAACGCTTTTAATTTTGTTTTTGACGACGCATTATTGGAAGCCGATAAGATTGAAGAGAAAATTAAAAACGGCAAAGCCGGCAAATTGGCGGGAATGGTAATCTCCATCAAGGACGTCCTCTCCATCAAAAACCGTCCTATGACCTGCTCGTCGAATATTTTGAAAAACTACGAAGCCGTTTATACGGCTACGGCAGTTCAAAAATTGATTGACGAAGACGCTATTATAATCGGCAAGACTAACTGCGACGAATTTGCGATGGGTTCTTCCAACGAGAATTCCGCATTCGGCATTGTTCGGAATCCGCACGATAAGGAACGAGTGCCGGGAGGCTCCAGCGGCGGTTCGGCAGTTTCGGTGGCAGCCGGCTTATGCGACGCTTCGCTCGGCACGGATACGGGCGGCTCGATACGTCAACCGGCGGCTTTTTGCGGAGTCTACGGTCTCAAACCCACTTACGGCAGGGTTTCAAGATACGGTTTGACAGCCTTTGCGTCGTCTTTCGACACTATCGGTCCCTTTGCCAATTCCCTCGACGACATTGCCCTGATCCTGAGCGTCCTTTCGGGTAAAGACCCGAAAGATTCCACGAGTCAGGATATTGAAACGCCCTCTTTCGATTTAATTAACGACGCGCGGGAAAAAATTACGGTCGGAATACCGAAAGAGTATTTGAATCCTTCAAGCGAAGGAGGACTCGATCCGGAAATCAAAGAAGCCGTCGAAAATCAAATTAATCTCTTAAAGAAAGACGGATACGAAGTTAAGGAAATATCGCTCCCACACACCGAATACGCTATTGCAACATATTATATACTTACGACAGCCGAAGCATCTTCAAATTTATCTCGTTATGACGGAGCGCATTACGGTTACCGGTCCGACAAAGCCAATAATTTATTCGACATGTACACCGAATCGAGAACCGAAGGATTCGGCGAAGAAGTAAAGCGGAGAATTATGCTGGGAACTTATGTGCTCTCGGCCGGATATTACGACGCCTACTACAGAAAAGCTCAAAAAGTAAGACGACTTCTCAAAGAAGATTTCGATAAAGCATTCGATCAGGTAGATATAATTTTGACGCCTACTACGCCTACGGTCGCTTTTAAGATCGGCGAAAAATCAGCCGACCCGCTTCAAATGTATTTGAGCGATATTTTCACCACGCCGGCCAATCTGGCGGGTATACCCGGAATTAACGTTCCTATCGGAAAGAACTCGGATGGAATGCCGATCGGGCTTCAGTTGATGGCTAATCATTTTGAAGAACGGAAATTGCTCCGTTTTGCCAAACGTTTGGAGACCATCAAATAA
- a CDS encoding class I SAM-dependent methyltransferase, translated as MENWYKDWFSSEEYFNVYNHRDLSDARLLGELILRETRLKKNALILDAACGFGRHALFFASKGYDVVGFDLSKLFLDRARKKAAESNLNIKLIRADIRRICFKARFDIILNLFTSFGYFKSDDENFSFLERSYNFLKTGGWYVFDYLNKTYLENNLEEETVRKINGVIITEKRRIGKDRVIKEIIIDYGGNRKTFYESVKLYDSKTLQKKFEQIGYKLVNLYGDYNGNSYAEDTPRLIMFLKK; from the coding sequence ATGGAGAATTGGTATAAAGACTGGTTTTCTTCGGAAGAATATTTTAACGTTTACAACCACCGCGATCTAAGCGATGCGCGCCTGCTCGGCGAATTAATTTTAAGAGAAACCCGCCTGAAAAAAAATGCATTGATACTCGACGCAGCATGCGGATTCGGCAGACACGCTCTCTTTTTTGCCTCGAAGGGATACGACGTCGTGGGATTCGACCTCAGTAAATTATTCCTCGACAGAGCCCGCAAAAAAGCCGCCGAATCGAATTTGAATATCAAATTGATTCGAGCCGATATAAGACGGATTTGTTTCAAAGCCCGTTTCGATATTATCCTGAATTTGTTTACCAGCTTCGGTTATTTTAAAAGCGACGATGAAAATTTTTCTTTTTTGGAAAGGTCTTACAATTTCCTTAAAACGGGCGGCTGGTATGTTTTCGATTATCTGAATAAAACGTATCTGGAAAATAACCTCGAAGAAGAAACTGTAAGAAAAATAAACGGGGTAATTATTACTGAAAAACGCAGGATCGGAAAAGATCGCGTAATTAAAGAAATAATAATTGATTACGGCGGGAACAGAAAAACATTTTATGAATCCGTAAAGCTATACGACTCGAAAACGCTTCAAAAGAAATTTGAGCAAATTGGATACAAATTGGTTAATTTATACGGCGATTATAACGGAAATTCGTACGCGGAAGATACTCCCCGATTAATTATGTTTTTAAAAAAATGA
- a CDS encoding SLBB domain-containing protein, with protein sequence MKKLLALFAALFIVTNVSGQVKDYELGSSLLQRYNQQSGYFDLSDPESVNIKVAVWGFVKYPGKYIVPIYTSVLDLLSYAGGPTDAAHLDDLRIYRINPDSSQSLIKVNYNDIMYESELESKEIRLPHLEAGDVLVVPGAPRLYTRETVSIIVSILSALISLTILILNITRN encoded by the coding sequence ATGAAAAAATTATTAGCTCTTTTTGCAGCGCTATTTATTGTAACTAATGTATCCGGTCAAGTTAAAGATTACGAATTGGGTTCGTCTCTTTTGCAGAGATACAACCAGCAATCCGGCTATTTCGATTTATCCGATCCCGAGTCGGTGAATATTAAAGTGGCCGTATGGGGCTTTGTTAAATATCCCGGCAAATATATTGTGCCGATTTACACATCGGTGCTTGATCTTCTTTCGTATGCCGGAGGACCTACCGACGCGGCTCATCTGGACGATTTGAGAATTTACAGGATTAATCCCGATTCGAGTCAAAGTTTAATAAAAGTTAATTACAACGATATAATGTACGAATCGGAACTTGAATCCAAGGAAATCAGATTGCCGCATCTGGAAGCCGGCGATGTATTGGTCGTGCCCGGCGCGCCCAGATTATATACTCGGGAAACCGTAAGCATTATTGTCTCGATACTTAGCGCTTTGATATCGTTGACTATTCTCATATTAAATATTACACGCAATTAG
- the purQ gene encoding phosphoribosylformylglycinamidine synthase subunit PurQ, whose protein sequence is MKIKFGVVVFPGANCDHDAYYALKKILGFDTEFLWHKDSDLKGSNVILLPGGFSYGDYLRTGAIARFSPIMDEVIKFADGGGIVIGICNGFQILLETGLLPGVMQKNINLKFICKDVYLRVENKNTLFTKLVDKDVIKIPIAHGEGNYYADEKTLNELEKNKQVVFRYSDVNGNVTPETNPNGSLNNIAGIINKDGNVLGMMPHPERACDTALSRTDGALIFKSIAESFYK, encoded by the coding sequence ATGAAGATAAAATTCGGTGTTGTAGTTTTTCCCGGCGCTAATTGCGACCACGACGCTTATTATGCCCTCAAGAAAATACTCGGTTTCGATACCGAATTCTTGTGGCACAAAGATTCCGACCTGAAAGGCTCCAACGTAATATTGTTACCGGGGGGGTTTTCATACGGCGACTATCTCAGAACAGGCGCCATTGCCCGCTTCTCTCCAATAATGGATGAAGTAATTAAATTTGCCGACGGCGGCGGCATCGTTATCGGTATTTGCAACGGATTTCAAATATTGCTTGAAACCGGACTTCTTCCCGGCGTAATGCAAAAGAACATAAATCTGAAATTCATTTGCAAAGACGTTTACCTCAGAGTGGAAAATAAAAATACTCTTTTTACTAAACTCGTTGATAAAGACGTTATAAAAATACCGATTGCTCACGGCGAAGGGAATTATTATGCGGACGAAAAAACATTAAACGAGCTCGAAAAAAACAAACAGGTCGTTTTCCGTTATTCCGACGTTAACGGCAATGTAACGCCGGAAACAAATCCGAACGGCTCGCTCAATAACATAGCCGGAATTATAAACAAAGATGGCAACGTGCTCGGAATGATGCCCCACCCCGAAAGAGCATGCGATACGGCGTTGTCCAGAACCGACGGAGCTTTAATTTTCAAGTCGATTGCCGAAAGTTTTTATAAATAA
- a CDS encoding Sec-independent protein translocase subunit TatA/TatB, whose amino-acid sequence MFGNLGASEIILIVLAILILFGAKKIPEVAQGIGKGMKEFKKAIREVEEDIKSIDKIDSKKETEKDKSETSN is encoded by the coding sequence ATGTTTGGGAATTTAGGCGCCTCTGAAATTATTCTGATTGTGCTTGCAATTTTGATTCTTTTCGGAGCAAAAAAAATTCCGGAAGTAGCCCAAGGCATTGGTAAAGGCATGAAAGAATTCAAGAAGGCTATCCGGGAAGTTGAAGAAGACATCAAATCGATCGATAAAATCGATTCGAAAAAAGAAACCGAAAAGGATAAATCCGAAACTTCTAATTAA
- a CDS encoding UDP-glucuronic acid decarboxylase family protein, with product MTAKKTAVITGGAGFLGSHLCDRLISEGMKVICLDNLLTGRIENIEHLFGNENFQFIKLDVTNYIHVPHDVDYVLHFASPASPIDYLKLPIQTLKVGSLGTHKALGLAKEKNAVFLLASTSEVYGDPLVHPQNEDYWGNVNPVGPRGVYDEAKRFAEAMTMAYHRYHGLSTRIVRIFNTYGPRMRVDDGRALPTFFMQALKGEDLTVFGDGSQTRSFCYVDDLVNGIFKLLMSNEVYPVNIGNPDEVSLKKFAEEVIELCNSESKIVYKELPQDDPKVRRPDITKAREILGWEPKISRREGLKRTLEYFKEALNRKN from the coding sequence TTGACGGCAAAAAAAACTGCGGTTATTACTGGCGGCGCGGGATTTCTCGGCTCGCATTTATGCGACCGGTTGATTTCCGAAGGCATGAAAGTCATTTGTCTCGATAATCTTCTCACCGGTAGAATCGAAAATATAGAACACCTTTTCGGGAATGAAAATTTTCAATTCATTAAACTCGACGTTACAAATTACATTCATGTGCCTCACGACGTCGATTATGTTCTCCACTTTGCCTCGCCCGCAAGTCCTATTGATTATCTGAAACTCCCTATTCAAACGCTCAAAGTCGGTTCGCTCGGGACGCATAAAGCGCTGGGACTGGCAAAAGAAAAGAATGCGGTCTTTTTATTGGCTTCCACTTCGGAAGTATACGGAGATCCTCTGGTTCATCCTCAAAACGAAGATTACTGGGGAAACGTTAATCCCGTCGGCCCGCGAGGCGTTTACGACGAAGCCAAACGATTTGCCGAAGCTATGACCATGGCTTATCATCGATATCACGGACTGAGTACGAGAATCGTGAGAATTTTTAATACTTATGGCCCCAGAATGAGAGTCGACGACGGCAGAGCTCTTCCCACGTTTTTTATGCAGGCTCTCAAAGGCGAAGATTTAACGGTATTCGGGGACGGCTCGCAAACCAGAAGTTTCTGCTACGTGGACGATCTAGTGAACGGTATCTTTAAATTGTTGATGTCGAACGAAGTTTATCCGGTCAATATCGGGAATCCGGACGAAGTATCGTTGAAAAAATTTGCCGAAGAAGTTATTGAATTATGTAATTCGGAGAGCAAGATTGTCTATAAAGAATTGCCGCAGGACGACCCTAAAGTGAGAAGACCGGATATCACCAAGGCAAGAGAAATTCTCGGATGGGAACCCAAAATATCGAGACGCGAAGGTTTGAAACGTACTCTCGAATATTTTAAAGAAGCGTTAAACCGGAAGAATTAA
- a CDS encoding YbaB/EbfC family nucleoid-associated protein, translating to MNFNMQNMLKQIQKMQAEMAKVQEELGSKTVTEESGGGMVKVTANGKKEIVSIDIDDEIIKSNDKEMIEDLIIAAVNKALESASKMAEEELASVTKGMIPPGMNIPGF from the coding sequence ATGAATTTCAATATGCAAAATATGCTCAAGCAAATTCAGAAGATGCAGGCTGAAATGGCTAAAGTCCAGGAAGAATTGGGCAGTAAAACAGTTACCGAAGAAAGCGGCGGAGGTATGGTGAAGGTGACCGCCAACGGAAAAAAAGAGATTGTTTCGATCGATATAGACGACGAAATTATCAAAAGCAACGATAAGGAAATGATCGAAGACCTTATCATTGCGGCGGTCAACAAAGCGTTGGAATCCGCCTCCAAAATGGCTGAAGAAGAATTGGCTTCCGTTACAAAAGGCATGATTCCGCCTGGAATGAACATACCGGGATTCTAA
- the recR gene encoding recombination mediator RecR produces MLIAEPLQRAIDELSKLPSIGKKTAQRLALHLLKSDKDAVESLVDAISALKNDLCFCEVCFNLSVEEKCDICKSPKRDHSVVCVVEEISDVIAIEKTNEYNGAYHVLGGVLNPLSDITPDKLHIGELIKRIESGGINEIILALNPDAEGDATSLYLTKILKEYPVKVSRIARGLPIGGDLEFADPATIGRAFSGRIQL; encoded by the coding sequence TTGCTAATTGCCGAACCTTTACAAAGAGCGATTGACGAGTTGAGCAAACTTCCTTCGATAGGAAAGAAGACCGCTCAACGATTGGCGCTGCATCTGTTAAAAAGCGACAAAGACGCTGTAGAGTCGCTCGTCGATGCAATCAGCGCTTTAAAAAACGATCTCTGTTTTTGCGAAGTCTGCTTCAATCTGTCGGTCGAAGAAAAATGCGACATTTGCAAAAGTCCTAAACGCGACCATTCTGTAGTTTGCGTGGTGGAAGAAATTAGCGACGTTATTGCAATCGAAAAGACCAACGAATACAACGGGGCGTATCACGTACTCGGCGGCGTATTGAATCCGCTTTCGGATATTACGCCCGACAAACTCCACATCGGAGAACTTATTAAAAGAATTGAGTCGGGCGGAATAAACGAAATAATACTGGCGTTAAATCCCGACGCCGAGGGAGACGCCACTTCGCTCTACTTAACGAAGATATTAAAAGAGTATCCCGTCAAAGTAAGTCGAATTGCTAGAGGATTGCCGATAGGGGGCGACCTCGAATTTGCCGACCCGGCAACAATCGGACGCGCTTTTAGCGGAAGAATTCAATTGTGA